A region of Deltaproteobacteria bacterium DNA encodes the following proteins:
- a CDS encoding acyl-CoA dehydrogenase family protein, with amino-acid sequence MEGGTIRGGSFLIEDTGTERVFTPEDFSEEQRLVAKSAEEFAQGEVLPRTDELELLDYDLIRSLMSRAGELGLLSADIPEVYGGSGLDKVSSTLITEKMTTGGTSFAVTFADHTGIGSLPIVFFGTPKQKEKYLPRLARGEFIGAYALTESEHGSDALRCKTTARLSRDGKHYVLNGQKQFITNGGFADLFLTYAQVDGDKFTGFIVERNSEGLSLDEEEKKMGVHGTSTRGVILEDVKVPVENVLGEIGRGHIVALNTLNIGRFKLGGACIGGAKTMLAEAIRYAKQRVQFGKAICEFGLIKHKISEMAVRTYVTESMVYRTAGLIDEILCGIDPTAEDAGQETARAIREYATECSINKVYASEMLDYVVDEAVQILGGYGYIKDYLPERAYRDSRINRIWEGTNEINRMLVLDMLMRKAMKGELPLLAAIQKLTSEFMTYTPTLMESEGGPLAPQKRMVEMAKKIGLMVAGLAIQKHMENLRDQQEIVALIADIVIEIFAMESALLRALKKIEKSGDEQARIHLAATEVYVDEAFPKVELLARHLLGAVSRGDELRTQLSGLKKFARYTPVNAVALRREIAESLLTVSRYHLSP; translated from the coding sequence ATGGAAGGGGGCACGATCAGAGGGGGCAGTTTCTTGATCGAAGATACGGGGACAGAGCGGGTCTTTACGCCCGAGGACTTCAGCGAGGAGCAGCGACTCGTCGCCAAGTCGGCCGAAGAGTTTGCCCAGGGGGAGGTGCTTCCCAGAACAGACGAACTCGAGCTCTTGGATTACGACCTAATCCGGAGTCTCATGAGTCGTGCCGGAGAGTTGGGGCTTCTGTCCGCAGATATCCCCGAGGTCTACGGGGGAAGCGGGCTGGACAAGGTGAGTTCCACCCTCATCACCGAAAAGATGACCACCGGGGGGACCTCATTTGCCGTGACCTTTGCAGACCATACGGGCATCGGGAGCCTGCCGATCGTCTTTTTCGGCACCCCCAAACAGAAAGAGAAATACCTTCCCCGCCTGGCCCGGGGTGAGTTCATAGGTGCCTATGCACTGACCGAGTCCGAACACGGCTCCGATGCCCTCCGCTGCAAGACCACGGCCAGGCTGAGCAGAGACGGAAAGCATTACGTCCTCAACGGACAGAAGCAGTTCATCACCAACGGTGGGTTCGCTGACCTCTTTCTCACCTATGCACAGGTCGACGGGGACAAATTCACGGGTTTCATAGTCGAAAGGAACTCAGAGGGGTTGTCTTTGGACGAGGAAGAGAAGAAGATGGGGGTCCACGGTACATCCACCCGGGGGGTGATCCTGGAAGATGTGAAGGTACCCGTGGAGAATGTGTTGGGAGAGATAGGCCGGGGCCACATAGTGGCTCTCAACACCCTCAACATCGGCCGCTTCAAGCTCGGTGGAGCCTGTATCGGCGGGGCAAAAACGATGCTTGCCGAGGCCATCAGGTATGCCAAGCAGCGGGTACAGTTCGGAAAGGCCATCTGCGAATTCGGTCTGATCAAACACAAGATCTCGGAGATGGCCGTTCGAACCTATGTGACCGAGAGCATGGTATACCGAACTGCCGGGCTCATAGACGAGATTCTCTGCGGCATAGACCCCACTGCCGAGGATGCGGGCCAGGAGACGGCCAGGGCCATTCGGGAATACGCCACCGAGTGTTCCATCAACAAGGTCTATGCATCGGAAATGCTCGACTACGTCGTCGATGAGGCGGTTCAGATCCTAGGGGGATACGGATACATAAAGGATTACCTCCCTGAGCGGGCCTACCGCGATTCACGGATCAATCGCATCTGGGAGGGGACCAACGAGATCAATCGGATGCTTGTCTTGGACATGCTCATGAGAAAGGCCATGAAAGGCGAACTCCCCCTCCTGGCCGCCATCCAGAAGCTCACTTCCGAATTCATGACTTACACTCCGACCCTTATGGAGTCAGAAGGCGGACCCCTGGCCCCACAGAAGAGGATGGTCGAGATGGCCAAGAAGATCGGCCTCATGGTTGCAGGATTGGCCATTCAGAAACACATGGAAAACCTCCGGGACCAGCAGGAGATCGTCGCCCTCATTGCCGACATTGTGATCGAGATCTTTGCCATGGAGAGTGCCCTCTTGCGGGCCTTGAAAAAAATAGAGAAATCCGGCGACGAACAGGCTAGAATCCACCTGGCAGCCACGGAGGTCTATGTCGACGAGGCCTTTCCAAAAGTGGAGCTTCTGGCAAGGCATCTGCTCGGTGCGGTCTCCCGGGGCGATGAGCTCAGGACCCAGCTTTCGGGTCTGAAGAAGTTTGCCAGGTATACGCCAGTCAATGCGGTCGCCCTACGCAGGGAGATTGCAGAGAGCCTCCTCACTGTGTCTCGATACCACCTGAGCCCTTGA
- a CDS encoding transketolase: MCEPNADEVLDLKRTALNIRKKILRMIKTGKSGHIGGAMSCVDVLTALYFRIMRIDPNNPGWRERDRFVLSAGHKCLALYAALAERGFFGESLLDTYNHLGTRLPGHPDMHRAPGIEASTGALGHGLSVAGGMAMAAKMDGLDYRVYVITGDGEIEEGSIWEAAAAASHHRLDNLVVFVDRNRLQISGPTRQVMNYEPLDRRWEAFGWTVREVDGHDMSAILKISADIPFEKDRPSVIIANTVKSKGLSFAENKAEYHQWKPTPEELEKAQRDLDRIGRELAL, encoded by the coding sequence ATGTGCGAACCGAATGCCGATGAGGTTTTGGATCTCAAGAGAACCGCCCTGAACATCCGGAAAAAGATCCTCAGAATGATCAAGACGGGCAAGTCGGGACACATCGGAGGGGCCATGTCCTGCGTCGATGTTCTCACTGCCCTCTATTTCAGGATCATGCGAATCGATCCAAACAACCCAGGGTGGAGGGAGCGAGACCGTTTTGTCTTGTCAGCCGGGCACAAATGCCTCGCCCTTTACGCTGCTCTTGCAGAAAGAGGTTTCTTTGGTGAATCCCTTCTCGATACTTACAACCACCTTGGGACCAGACTCCCCGGCCACCCCGACATGCACAGGGCACCGGGCATAGAGGCCAGCACAGGTGCTCTAGGCCATGGCCTCTCGGTTGCAGGTGGTATGGCGATGGCCGCCAAGATGGACGGGCTCGACTACAGGGTCTACGTAATCACTGGGGACGGTGAGATCGAGGAAGGCTCCATCTGGGAGGCGGCGGCTGCGGCAAGCCACCACAGACTGGACAATCTCGTCGTTTTTGTCGACAGGAACAGACTTCAAATATCCGGGCCCACCAGGCAGGTGATGAACTATGAGCCCCTCGACAGGAGATGGGAGGCCTTCGGGTGGACCGTGAGAGAGGTCGACGGCCATGATATGAGTGCAATCCTGAAGATTTCCGCCGATATCCCTTTTGAAAAAGACAGGCCTTCCGTGATAATAGCCAACACGGTCAAGTCCAAGGGCCTGAGCTTTGCCGAGAACAAGGCCGAATACCACCAGTGGAAACCGACACCAGAGGAACTTGAGAAGGCCCAAAGAGACCTGGACCGAATCGGGAGGGAACTGGCGCTATGA
- a CDS encoding transketolase: MNESRDPRKSFGEALVEVAERDERVLAISTDSSGGSGLGPFKERFPERHIEFGIMEQGAIGFASGLATTGKIPFLVAISPFVTARPFEMVKIDLGYMRQNVKVVGRCSGLTYSTLGPTHYSLEDIALMRTIPGMTILVPGDPVEIRKAVYAASEHVGPLYMRIGSPPMPVLHGEDLPYEIGKGVLLRDGSDVAIVACGTVLSKAYSAAEILEKEGIKPRLIDMHTIKPIDKEIIVKAARETGKIVTVEEHYLTGGLGSAVAEVLVRQFPVPLKMIGVDDRFADTGPYEELLGLYGLQPRQIADTVREFVRGNAKNPQ; encoded by the coding sequence ATGAACGAGTCTAGAGATCCGAGAAAGAGCTTTGGGGAAGCCCTCGTTGAAGTCGCTGAAAGGGACGAAAGGGTTCTGGCCATATCCACAGACAGCTCAGGAGGTTCGGGTTTGGGGCCCTTCAAAGAGAGATTCCCCGAACGACATATCGAGTTCGGCATCATGGAGCAAGGAGCGATCGGATTCGCTTCGGGACTTGCAACAACCGGGAAGATCCCTTTTCTGGTCGCCATCTCCCCTTTTGTCACGGCAAGACCCTTCGAAATGGTCAAGATCGACCTCGGCTATATGAGACAGAACGTGAAGGTTGTTGGAAGGTGTTCAGGACTCACCTATTCCACCCTGGGGCCGACCCATTACTCGCTCGAAGACATCGCGTTGATGAGGACAATACCGGGGATGACCATTCTCGTTCCAGGAGATCCGGTCGAGATAAGAAAGGCGGTTTACGCGGCTTCTGAACACGTGGGCCCCCTCTATATGAGGATCGGCAGTCCCCCGATGCCCGTACTCCATGGAGAAGACCTTCCGTATGAAATCGGCAAGGGTGTGCTGCTCAGGGACGGCAGTGACGTCGCGATAGTGGCCTGTGGAACCGTGCTGTCCAAGGCATACTCCGCGGCAGAGATACTCGAGAAGGAGGGCATCAAACCCAGATTGATCGATATGCATACGATCAAACCCATAGACAAGGAGATCATCGTCAAGGCGGCCAGAGAGACCGGAAAGATCGTGACCGTCGAGGAGCACTACCTCACAGGAGGTCTAGGGTCTGCCGTGGCCGAGGTGCTTGTCCGGCAATTCCCCGTGCCCCTGAAAATGATAGGCGTTGACGACCGGTTTGCCGATACCGGGCCCTATGAGGAGTTGCTTGGCCTTTATGGCCTCCAGCCGAGGCAGATCGCCGATACCGTAAGGGAGTTTGTCAGAGGGAATGCCAAGAATCCGCAATGA